The genomic DNA CTTTACCTTATTTTACAAGTTTCTTCAGAGAAGTCTAAGCTTTTGTACCATCCAACTttgcatgatttttttttcttttgcaaaacGAATTACTTTGATTTCTTATTCCCATACTGATCTTTGTTTTGATGACTCCGTAATCATGTCTTCGTTGCTTTCTTCATCTTTAAAGTAATATAccatattattgttttcttcgATCAAAGACACCATATAATCTTGTAAAGTGAGTAAGCTCAGTCAAATTTTCTAGTCTTCCCAAGTTTAAAATAATGTGCTCTCCTAATGTCAAACACAAACATGTGTCTGGATATATGTGTGCAGGTAGAGGAGGATGAAGCGTGGGAAAGGCGACAAAAAGGGAACAAAGAACCGAGATGTCAGCGGTCAAGTAGTTCCGCTCACGTAATAGCTCAATTGTCTAAGTATATGTTTTAATGAGCATTTTTGCTAGAGATCACGGTGTATAAAGATAAAACACAttttgtgtgtatgtgtgtgtgagAGAAGTGATTAGTTTATTACTAATGCAATATTGGTTAGATCCATCAGCTCATTATGTATGAAACTGTTTCAGTGAACCGGTGGTTGTAGCTACGGCTGTGGTTGGAACAAGATCATGGATAGGAGGGCTCTTTACACGGTCCAGTAGACGTCAAGACAAGTCAATCGACTACACTTTGTCTCCTCTTCAGGTTAAGTTTCATAATACCTTCACATATATAAAGAGTTAAGACATCAAAAAtagttttgtaatatttttggattttctaATCAACCATATATAGGAGGAAAGACTTCAAAAGCTGCAAGATCGTTTGCTTGTACCTTTTGAGGAGACACGTATTGACCATCAGGTAGGTGTAATTGATCTCATTCTTAATATGTTCAACGGTAACCGAGCAACATAGAGGGATATTGTTTATGCCATAAACATCTTGTGAAATGTTTTGCATTGTTAATGGCGGCAGGAATCATTAAAAGCATTGTGGAATGCTGCATTTCCGAATATAAGTCTCACAGGCTTAGTAACAGAACAATGGAAAGATATGGGATGGCAAGGTCCCAATCCATCTACCGATTTCAGGTAAGATTGTGGTGTGTTAACATCATCTTAAGGGAAAAAATACTTGGGGGCTAAACCGTGTTTTTGTTTAAACATTTTGTTTGAAGGGGTTGTGGATTTATCGCTCTAGAGAATTTGTTATTTTCCGCAAGAACATATCCGGTAATTAAAACCTAATAAACATGTTCATATATTGCTATGGCTTCCTCATGTTACATGAATATTTGTATGAAAATTTGTCTATACAAAATTTGAAGGTTTGTTTCCGGAGGCTATTACTGAAACAAAGAGGCGAGAGGGCAAAGTGGGAGTACCCTTTTGCGGTGGCCGGAATCAATATCTCCTTCATGCTG from Raphanus sativus cultivar WK10039 unplaced genomic scaffold, ASM80110v3 Scaffold2047, whole genome shotgun sequence includes the following:
- the LOC130505158 gene encoding uncharacterized protein LOC130505158 is translated as MITCHFPVSAKAFAVAKPRPEEAPVITAVPFLCVFFCSGEASLDGGVAVTVEEDEAWERRQKGNKEPRCQRSSSSAHVIAQLSNEPVVVATAVVGTRSWIGGLFTRSSRRQDKSIDYTLSPLQEERLQKLQDRLLVPFEETRIDHQESLKALWNAAFPNISLTGLVTEQWKDMGWQGPNPSTDFRGCGFIALENLLFSARTYPVCFRRLLLKQRGERAKWEYPFAVAGINISFMLIQMLDLQNTPKPKCLPGMNFLKLLEEDENAFDVLYCISFAMMDAQWLAMHASYMEFNEVLQATRNQLERELSLDDIHRIQDLPAYNLLFQ